The Lagopus muta isolate bLagMut1 chromosome 28, bLagMut1 primary, whole genome shotgun sequence genome includes the window GAGAAGTTTGGAagatggttgggttgggagaAGGTTGAGAGAAGGTTGTAGGATTTGAAGAAGGTTGTAGGGTTGGAGGAAGGATGGAAAATGGTTGTAGGGGTGGAAGAAGTTTGGAAGGAGTTTGTAGTGTTGGTAGAAGGTTGGAAGATTTATAGGATTGGAAGAAGGCTGGGAGGCGGTTGTAGCGTTGGAAGAAGGTTGTAGGGTTGGGAGAAGGTTTTGGGAAGGCTGGAAGACAATTTGGAGAAGGGTTTTGGGAAAGGTTACAGGAGAGTTTTGGGAATAGTGTCGGAGCGCCGCGCTGCGTAGGAGGAGGGAGGTGTGGGGAGGGCGGTGGGCCGGGCTATGGGGCGGGCTATAGGGCGGGCTGCGCcatggggctgcaggaagggccGCAGGATGGATTGTGGGGCGGGCAGGAGGACGGCTGTGGGGTGGGTTGCAGGACAGGTTGCAGGATTGCGGTGCGGGTTGCAGGACGGGTTGTAGGATTGTGGTAGGGGTTGTAGGACAGGACGGGCCGGCTGTGGGGCGGGTGAACGGGGCTGCATCCTGCCGCCCAGGGGAGGAGCGCTGTGCTGCTCCGTTAACCCCTTCGGAACGGCTGCGATCCACTGTGGCTTACTGGGATCTACTGGGATCTGCTGGGATCCATTGGGGTTGCTGTGGCACATCGGATCTACACTGTGTTCACTTGATGTGAATTCAGTGCTCGGCCCCAAATGCAGCTGCCACCCACCATGATATCCACCTGCAGGAGTGTCCCCAAATCCCAGCCCCTAATGGAGTTCCCAAAGTCTGTCCCCAAATCCCATTCCCAAACACAGTCCCCGAAGCATGTCCCCAAATCCCAGACCCCCCTTGTGTCCTCAGTCCACGtctgcactgctgtgtccccagcacATCCCTTCATCCATGTGGAGAAGCCCAGGGAGCTCACACTATGGGGAACAGTGGTTGTCCTGCCGTCCCATCCATGTCTTACCATGGCCAACAATTCAATCCCATCCCATGATGGCCATCTGTCCCTGTCCCACAATGGCATCCAACCACTGTCCCACCATGGCCACCAACCCATCTCTGTCCCACCAACAACAACCTGTCCCTGTCCCACTATGGCTACTAACCATTGTCCCTCTACAGCCACCACCTCTCTCTGTCCTACTACGGCCCCTTGTTCCTGCCCCATGATGGCCACCCATTCTTGTCCCCCTATGGCCACCAATCCATCCCTGTCCCACCATTTCTCCCTGTCCCACCCCTGTCACCGACCTGTCCCTGTCTCATCATGGCCTCCTTTCCATGTCCCACAGTGGCCACCTGTCCTTTTCTCACCACGGCCACCAATCTGTTCCAGTCCCACTGTGGCCTCCTGTCCATGTCCCACTATGGCCACCAACTTGTCCTCGTCCCACTATGGCCACCAACCGCTGTCCCATCATGGCCAACAACCCATCCCTGTCCCAGCCCCCACTGGCCTGGCCAGGAGAAATATCCCCCCCCATCCCAACCCCCAGCAGATGCCCCCCTCCCCCACTCTCTCCCCGGCTCTATGGAATGtcctcccccaccccacacaGCTCCTCCCGGAGCCACTCTTATCTCAAAGGAATTCCCAGTTCTCAGCGCCGGCGGGATGGGCTTGGGagaggggggtggaggggggcaGGGGTCTGTGGGCTGTGTGAGACCTTCCTGCCATTCCCGCAGCCCCTGGTGGGGGTGGGGATTTCCCAAAGAGGCCCCCTACAAGTGGGGTAACTGAGGCAcaagggggggaggggggaaggagcAACACtatgacccccccccccccccccccctttcagATGGGGAAACTGGGGCACGAGAGATGGGAGGGTGCAACTCTATGAGACCCTCTTACAATGGGGAAACTGAGACACGGAAAGATGGGCACGTCCCCatagcacagccccagccctaTAGAACGGGGAGGGGAGTCCCCACACCAGCACCCATAAattccccccccctccacaaCACCAACAACAACCAGCTCCCCCCCAGGCCCTGTGTGCCACCCTGAGGTCCCCACCTCAATATTCTCACCCCCATCCCCCCCTGAGGTTGTTGACCCTTCGTTGTCCTCCCAGGGTGGGGGTTGGGGCGGAATTTTGGGTGGGGGCCAAAGCTCTTTGCCTGCCTTTGTTTGCACTGGGCTGGGCCAGGCTTTGGTGACGGGGACAGCGCTGATGGGCTGGTGGCCCCACGTCACCACGTCATCGTCACCATCACCTGCCACCCCTCCTCCACAGAAACACCCAAACACAGATGGAGGTTGGGGTGtgcccgggggggggggagggggggtctCAGGCtgggtctatggggtctccaGGTGGCACTTTGGGGGCTCAAGGTGACACCTTGTGGGCTTCAGGTGGCACTTTGGGGTCATGAGGTGACACTCTAGGGGTTTCAGGTGGCTTTTGGGGGCTCAAGGTGAGGCCCTGGGGGCTTCAGGTGGTACTCTGGGGCTCAGGGTGACACCATGGGAACTTGAGGTGGCACTATGGGCTCGTGAGCTGATATCTTGGGGTCTTCAGGTGGTATCATGGGGTCATCAGGTGGCactgtggcactgaggtgaCACCCTAGGGACTGCAGGTGGCATTTTGGGGTCTGCAGGTGGCACACTGGGGGATCAAGGTAACACCATCGGGGATCCAGGTGACACTATGGGGTCTTAAGGTGGCACTTTGGGGTCATGAGGTGACACCCTGGAGGATTTCATGTGGCTCTTTTTGGGGTCAGGGTGACACCATGGGGACTTGTGGTGGCACTATGAAGTTCTGAGGTGACACCTCGAGGGCTTCAGGTGGCACCAGGGGATCATCAGGTGTCACTCTGGGGGCTCAAGCTGACACCACGGGGTCTTCAGGTGACATCATGGGCTCAAAGTGACACCATGGGGTCATGATGTGGCACTATGGGGTTACGAGGTGACAGGTTGGGGGCTTCAGCTCATGCAAAGGTCTGTGCTTGTGCAAAAGATGGTGCTCGTAAGGCATGCTTGTGCAAAGGTGCGTGCTCGTGCAACACAGCAGTTCACACACAGAGGCCCTGTTTGTGTAAAGGAAAGTGTTTTTGCAAAGGCACATGCTCATGCAAAGTGTGCACTCATGCAAAAAGTGCAAGGAGCACACAGCCATTTTTATAGCAGGGGGTGCTTTTGAAGCAGCATGTGCTCGTGGAGAAGTGTGTGCTCGTGCAAAGCGTGCCATCGTGCAAGGCTGAAAACACATTCCGGTGCTGAAATGCCCCTTTTTGCAGCAGACAGAAGCTGGTGAGCACCATAAGCTTGCATGGAGATGGGTCTGTGTGCTGCACACACGCAGAAGTGAAAGCTTGTGCAAAGGCATGCAGTCGTGCAAAAGTCCACAgctcccccaccccctccccccacgTCCTTGTGCGTTCAACGATGGGACGATAAGGGCGGAATGCGGTGCTGATGCATCTCTGAGCCAGGAGAtaagggagggaggggagggaaggaggggaggaggggggggaggggatcCAGCGGGATCATGGAGGTAGAGGGTGGGGTCCCAAGGACACCCCAGAGTGCCCCCAAAGTGTCCCCAAAGTGTCCCCAAGGTGTTCCTTGGAGAGCCCACAAAGTGCCTCCAAAGTGTCCCCAAGGAGACCCCAAGGTGCCCCCAAGGCATTTTCTTGGAGTGTCCCCAAAGTATCCCCAAAGTGTCTGCATGGAGTCCTCGGTGTCCCCTAAGTATCTCCAAAGAGACCCCAAAGTGTCTCCAAAGTATTCCTGAGATGTCCATAAAAGTGCCCCCAGAGCGTCCCCAAGGACACCCCTGGGGTCCCCCTAAATATGTGGGGCCAAGTCCTGGTTCCCCGCAACGCAGAGTGCTGAGCCTTGTTCCTGTGGAGCTGCGTCCCCCcggggcagtgaggccctgggGCCGAGCTCTCCCTGTGCCCCCCCTACGTTCCCCCCTCCCGTTGCCATTCCCAAAGGCACAGGATCCGGCCGCACCTTCCAGGGATCGGCGAAGGGCCAGCGGCTCTTTGGGGCCGCCCCCTGCTTGGCGCTTCCTATAAATCCCCGCCGCCAATCATCCAACCGTCCACTCATCTGTCCGTCCGTCCATCTGTCCGTTCATCTGTCCGTTCATCTGTCACCATGAGCTTGTCCCGCAGCACCACTTTCTCCACCTCATCCCGCACCGGGAGCATCCGTCGCCTCGCGCCCCATAGCAGCGCTGCCAGCGTCTACGCCGGGGCCGGGGGGTCGGGTTCACGCATCTCCATCAGCCGCACCGCCAGCACCTATGGGGGTGGCTATGGAGGCGGCTATGGGGCAAGCTATGGGGCTGGCTATGGGGCAGGTTATGGGGGCGGTATGCTGCTGTCCGGGTCTGGGATGGCACAGAATGAGAAGGAGACGATGCAGGATCTGAACGAGCGCTTGGCCTCGTATCTGGAGAAGGTGCGCAGCTTGGAGAACAACAACCGGCGCCTGGAGGCACAAATCCGGGAGAGCCTGGCCAAGAGGGGACCCAGCACCCGCGACTGGGGGAACTACTGGGACACCATCCAGCAGCTGCGTGACAAGGTGAGGGGTGTGGCAGGGGATGGGATTGGGGTAGGAATGGGAATGGGGCTGGATTAGGATGGGGATAGGAATGGGAATGGGCTTGGATCAGAATGGGGAGGGGTTGGGGTAGAAATGGGAATAGGAATGGGATTGAagttggggttgggatggggatggggatggggatgggaatgagAATGGGGCTGGATTAGGGTGAGGATAGGAATGGGAATGGGCTTGGATTAGAATGGGGAGGGGTCAGGGTAGAAATGGGAATAGGAATGGGAATGGAGTTCGtgttggggttgggatggggatgggaataGGAATGGGATTGGGATTGTGTCAggttggggatggggtgggataGGAATGGGAatggggttgggtttggggttggaaTAGAAATGAGTATGGGGCTGGATTAGGATGAGGATAGGAATGGAAATGGGCTTGGATTAGGATGGGGAGGGGTTAAGGTAGAAATGGTAATAGGAATGGGAATGGAGTTTGTGTTGGGGTTGGGATGGAGTGGGGTGGGACGGGGTGGGAATGGGAGTAGGAATGTGACTGGGATTGTGTCAggttggggatggggtgggataGGAATGGGAATGGGATCGGGGTTGGGAGGGGGATTGGGTGgtatgggaatgggaatgggaatagGATTGGGATTGAGACTGTGTTAGGATAGGGTGGGGTTCAGGTAGAAATAGGGAAGGGAATGGGAAAGGGAATGGGAATGGGGTTGGGTTAGGATGAAGATagagatgggatgggaatggaaGTGGAGTTTGATTAGGATAGAGTTATGATGGGAATGGAAATGGGATTGGGTTAGAATGAAAATGGGGTGAGTTCGGATGAGGATGGGAAGGagatggggttggggttgggatgggttggggttgagCCGGGAATGGGAATGGGTTGAGGTTGTGTTGAGGATGGAATGGGGATGGCTGAGACTGGGATGGCAGTGGAGTCGGGGTTAGGATGGGCATGAGGGTGGAATGAAGATGGGGTTGGTgttgggatggggtggggttggTGTTGGATAggggttgggatggggatggggtgggttAGGATGCAGTGGGATTGCAGATGGAGATGGTGTTGGGGTGAGTTTGGTTGGGGTAGGGGTGGGAAGGGGGTAGGTTGGGGCACCGGCACCACGAACTCTGGGCCCCATCAGCATGCCCCCACTTCCTGGCATCGCATCCCCAGGGCTCTGCCAGCAGTTGTCACGGGTTAAGCATTAACCTGCATGGTGCTGGGAGGGGGTGGACTTCGCACCCGGAGCTGAGCCAGGGATAAATGATCCTGTGGGGTGGGGACGCACCCAGTGGGGACACCACGTGGGGCTGTGACCAAGCCCATGGGGGCCAAGGGAGGGGGGTCAATTAATGCTCCTTTGTTAAGCAGATGAGCCCCACAGCCAGCGCCACCCTATAGAACAGTGGGGTCACCCCTTCCTGAAGTCACATGGGGACAGAAATGGGGACGAGAATGGGGACAAGGACATGGACAAGAGTTCACTGCCAgtccccccctcctccccccccccctccctgggGCACACTGGGGGTCCTCACACCCTGTGACCCCAAACCGGCCCCACAGATCTATGACTGCGCAGTGGAGAACGCCCGCACCGTGCTGCAGATCGACAACGCGCGGCTGGCAGCCGATGACTTCAGGGTGAAGTGAGTGAGACAGGGACAGCAGGGGTGGGAGGTTGGGGTGGGGGCATGGGTGGGGATAAGATGGGGACAGGGCCAGGAGTGGGATGAGGACATAAATGGGaattgggatgggatgggaatgtGGAGAAAGACGTGGTTGGGAATGAGAGGATGGGAtgaggtgggatggggatgggattgaTGTTGGGACGGGATGAgaatgggacagggatgggatgggatatgggtggaatgggatgggatatgggtggaatgggatgggaagatggggatgggaatggaaaagaaaagggatggGGTGTGATTTGTGGAAtggaaatgggatgggatgggatgggatgggatgggatgggatgggatgggatgggatgggatgggatgggatgggatgggatgggatgggatgggatggggtggggtggggtggggtggggtgggatgggatgggatgggatggggttggatggggatggatgggatgggaatgaATGagatgagagcagagagaggaatgggaatgggaatggagATGGGAATAGGGCTGGGAATTGAGATAGGACATGGATGGGAACAAGAGCAAAAATAGAGATGAGGACATGGATGGGGATAGGGATAGGTACAGGGGACAGGGATAGGAGAAGACAgagatgggacagggatggggaaatTGATGAGATGGAGCAGGGGTAGGAATGATAtaggggacagggatgggaatGAGATTggaaatggggatgggatgggggcagaaacagggatgggaatggggatgggatgggggcagAAACAGGGATGGGAacggggatgggatgggggcagAAACAGGGATTGGAATGGGGACAGGCATGAAAATGGGGATGGGAATGTGgtagggatggggacaggagaGAAACAGATGAGAATATGAGTGGGGTACAAGGACAGGGATGAGGATAGTGATGgagacagggatgggacagTGACAGGGACATAGATGGGAATGGGAAAATGGCCAGGGACATAGATGGGAATAGTGTTGGAAATAGGGTGGGATGAGGatagggatggggtggggaCGGGAACGAGAATGGGAATGGGGTGTGATTCACAGAACAGAAGTGGGATGGCATGGggtgggatggaatgggatgggatgggatggggatgggatgggatgggatggaggtggggatggaggtggggatgggatgggatgggatgggatggggtggggtggggtggggtggggtggggtggggtgggataACAGACCGGAGCCGGTGCCCTGCAGGTACGAGGCAGAGCTGGCCATCCGCACATCAGTGGAGAGTGACATTGCGGGGCTGCGCAAGGTGCTGGATGACACCAACATGGCAcggctgcagctggagggggAGATCGAGGCACTGCGTGAGGAGCTCATCTTCATGAAGAAGAACCACGAGGAGGTGGGGTGGGGCAGCATCAGGGCCACATCAAGGACACATCGAGGACACGTTGGGGGCACGTTGGGTACACATCAGGGACACACTGGGGACACATTGAGAACACGTTGGGGGCACATTAAGAACATGTTGGGGATATATCATAGACACATTGGGGACACATTGGGGACACACTGGGGACATGTCAGTTACACTCTGGGGACACATTGGTGACATGCTGGGTGCACATTGAGGACACATTGGGGACACACTCGGAACGCATTGGGAACATGTCAGGTGCACACTGAGAACATTAGGGACACATTAGAGACACACTGGGGACATTGTGGGAACATGTTGAGAATGGATTGGGTACAACATGTTGGGGATACATTAGGGACACACTGGGTATACATTGGGGACACATTAGGGACATATTTGAGACACACTGGGAACAATCTGGGGATGTGTTGGGGACACATCAGGAACACACTGAGTACACATCCAGAAAGTGTTGGGAACACATTGTGGGAACACTGAGGACACGCTGGGGACACACTGGGGATATGTTGGGAACGCATTGGGTACGCATTGAAAACATGCTGTGGACATATCAGGGACACAGTGGGGACACGTGCATTGGGGACCTACTGGGGACATGTTGGGAACAAACTGGGGGCACATTAGGGAAACATTGGGGACACCATATTAGGGACACACTGGGGACATGTTGGGAATGTGTTAGGCACACAGAGGACACACTGGAGACACCTCAGGGACACAGTGGGGCACATTGAGGACATGTTGGGGGTACATTAGGGACTCAGTGGGGGCACACTGAGAACATGCCAGGGACACATCACAGACACACCGGGGACACATCAGGGACACGCTGGGGACATGTGTGGAACACATCAAGGGCACACGGGGACAAACCAGGACCTGCTGTCCCCTGGCAGGAGGTGAACGCACTGCAGGCCCAGGCGGCCTCCGCGGGGCTGACGGTGGAGGTGGACGCACCGCAGGCGCAGGACCTGGGCCAGGCACTGGCAGAGCTGAGGGCGCAATACGACGTGTTGGCCAAGAAGaacctggaggagctggagaagCAGTGGGGGCAGCAGGTGGTCCTACAGTCCTAGGGGGTCTTTGGAGTCTTTCAAGGGGTCTTTGGGGTGTTTCAATAGTCCTCGGGGTGTTAACTGTAGTTCTTGGGATGTTCCGGTGGTCTTTGGGGTCTTTCAAGGAGTCTTCAGGGTGTTCCTATAGTCCTCAGGGTGTTCCTATAGTTCTTCGGATGTTCTGGTGGTCTTTGGGCTGTTCTTACAGTCATTGGGGCATTCCTATAGTCCTTGTGGCGTTCCAAGGGCATTTGGGGTCTTTCAAGGTGGTCTTTGGGGTGTTCGTATAGTCCTTGGAGTGTTCCAATGGCCCTTGGGGTATTCTGGTGGTCTTTGGGGTGTTCCTATAGTTCTTGGGGTGTTCCAGTGGTCTTTGGGGTCTTTCAAGGAGACTTTGGGCTGTTCCTACAATCCTTGGGGTGGTCTGTGGGGTGTCCTGGTGGCCCTCTATCAGTCGCACACAGGGCACATCTCTTGGGGGACACCCCACTCACAGGGGACACCAGGCCCATAGTGGGGACATTTCCCAGCGCTGTCCTTACCCAATATTAGGGACACCCCACAACCAATGGGGACCCCACAGTGGGAGCATCTTCCAATGCAATCTTCACCCAACACTGGGGATCCTCCTTACGGGTTCCATTTTGCTGACTTCCCTGGACTTATTTGTGCCCCCCACTCCCCTCCCCACACCACCCCAGATCACGGAGACCACGCTGGAGGTGACACAGAGCACAAAGGAGGTGGACACAGCACGGAGCCGATTGCTGGAGCTGCGTCGCTCAGTGCAGAGTCTGGAGATCGACCTGGATGCCCTGCGCAGCCAGGTGACCCCAAAGCacaaccccacagccccacagtcCCATAGAGTAACCCCACACCCCTCTCGTCCTAAAGAGAATGACCCCACTGCATCTTGGCGCTGTAGAGTGAACCTACAGTCCTCTGACCCCATAGGGAGTGACCCCACAGCATCCTGACCCCATAGAGAGTGACTGCACAGCATCTTGACTCCATAGAGTGACCCCATGGCCACCAACCCCATAGCGTGTGACCCCATTGGGATCTCAACAGCCCCCCAACCCTGTAGAAGTGTCTTGTGAGCCATCCAGCCCCTTAAAGTGGGTCTCCATGGAAGTCCCTGACCCCATGAGCCCCCAACCCCATAGAGTGCTGCCCCATGGGGGTCCCACCaaccccctgaccccataaatTACAACTCCATAGGGGTCCCaagagcccccagccccatagtACTTTACCTCATGGGGATCCCACCagcccccccaaccccatagaGTACAACTCCACAGGGGTCCCACCAGCCTCCTGATCCTTAGAGTGCAACAGTATTGGGTTCCTGTGAGCCACCTGGCCCCATAAAGTGTGGGTCCATGGGGGGTCCCTGTCTTCATGAGCCCCCAACCCTGTAGGGGGTGTCCCCACAGAGGTTCTGCGAGGCATTCAGCCCCATAAAGAGTAATTCCATGGGGCATCCTGACCCCAGGAGCCCCCAACTCCATAGCGCATGACCCCATGGCGGTCCCACAAACCACTCAGTCCCATAAGGAGTGACTACATGGATGTCCCTGATCCCAAGAGCCCCCAGCCTCATAGGGGATGACCCCACTGAGTGAGGGAactggggggaggggagggttCAGGCCCCTTACCCCCACTGAGCTCTTGGGGTCACACTGCAGAACGCGGGGCTGGAGGGCAGCCTGGCAGAGACGGAGGCGCGATACGGGGcgcagctggagcagctgcagggcctGATCCTGCGCGGGGAGGAGGAGCTGGCGCAGGCACGGGCAGAACTACAGCGTCAGAACCGGGAGCACTGCGCACTGCAGGACGCCAAGAGCAAGCTGGAGGCTGAGATTGCCACGTACCGTGCGCTGCTCGAGGGAGGAGAGGGCTTCAGGTGGGACATGGGGGGTGGCACCACTGTGGGACTGTGGGGCATCTGGGTGGGGTGAGAGCCAGTGTTGGGATGTGTAGGTCCTGACCTCTGTGGTCCTCTAGGGGTAGAGAGGGGACGGTGAAGGGACAACATTGTCATCCATTAGTGTTGAGCCCCAGTGGTGGGAAGTCCACATTCTGACCTCCATGACCCTATAAGGACAGATATGATGGCACACAGTGGGCTGAGCCCTGGTGTTGGGATGTCCATGTCCCATCCGCTGGAATGTTTAGGGACAGCAAGGGGACAGTGGTGGCATTCAGTGGAGAGAGACCCAGCACTTGGTTGTGTAGGTCCTGACCTCTGTGGCCCTATAGGGACATAGAGGGGACAGTGAGGGGACAACGATGGCATCCATCATTGTTGAGTCCCAGTGCTGGGAAGTCCAAGTTCTGACCTCTGTGACCCTGCAGGGACAGATGGAGGGGATACAGGACAGATAGAGGGGAGAGGGGTGGCATTCAGTGGGGTGAGACCAAGTGTTGGGATGCGCAGATCCTGACCTCTGTGGCCCTATAGGAACAGAGAGGGGACAGCAAGGGGACAATGATGGCATCCATCAGTGTTGAGCCCCAGTGGTGGGAAATCCACATTCTGACCTCCATGACCCTACAGGAACAGACAGGAGACAGTGCTGGCTCACAGTGGGGTGAGCCCCTGTGTAGTCCTTTAGGGACTGTGGTGGTGGCATTCAGTGGGGCGAGACCAAATGTTGAGATGTCTATGTCCCATCCTCTGGGATGTTTGGGGACAGCAAGGGAACAGTGGTGGCATTCAATGGGGCAAGCCCCAGTTCTGGGAGGTGCAGGTCCTGACCTCTGGTGGCCTTATAGGGACAAAAAGGGGACAGCAGTGGCACCCCTGAGGAATCCTTTAGGGATAACAAAGGGACAGTGGTGACACCCAGTGGGGATTCTGTAGGGACAGCAAAGGGACAGTGACACCCACCAGAGATGAGCTGTGGGTACAAACACGTCCGTATCCTATCTGCTGGGACATCTGgggacagcacagggacagTGGTGGCACCCAGTGGCCAGGCATCCCaacccctccccagccccaatGTCCCCTCCAAGTTCCTTGGGGTAGCAGTGGGGAAGGGTGGCATGGGGCTGAGTGACACAGGGGTGGGTGACAGGAGTGGGTAACAGGGGTGGGTCACATAGGGGTGGGTGACACAGGGGTGGGTGGTAGGAGTGGGTAACAGGGGTGGATCACATAGGGGTGGTGACACAGGGGTGGGTGACAGAAGTGGGTAACATAGGAGTGTGTGACACGGGGACACCCGCTGCCCCACAGTCTGCAGGATGCTCTGGGGACGGAGGGGACGGTCACTACGCAGCGCAGCACCCAGAGGACGGTGGATGGCAAAGTGGTGTCCGAGAGCAAAGAGGTCAAAGTGCGCAGCTACTGAGGGGGGAGGACGGCGAGGTGCCACCCCCTGCCCCACAAATAAAGGAGCAAAGTGACAAAGATGGGGCTCAGCGCAGTGTGTGTGgcggggaaactgaggcatgggttgggggaaggaaggaggggtgGAGATAtgagagaggggagggagggaggaaggatggAGGTACAGAGAGAAGTGGGGATGAATGGAGGGAGGGGTGGAGAGaggaatggatggatggagagatGGAGGGAGAGGGtagaagggagagagggagggaggaatggagggagggagagagggagattGAGAGGAaagaatgggggggggggagagaggggaggaagggagagaggggaggaagagggaggggggagggagggagggagggagggagggagggagggagggagggagggagggatggatggatggatggatggatggatggatggatggatggatggatggatggatggatggatggatggatggatggatggaggaaaggaggaaaggaggaatggagatggagggagggagggagaggtggggagagaagcagggggagggaagaagggaaggagggagggaaggatggaGGGATGCAAGATGGACGGAGGAAAAGAGGTGGGAGGGATGGAGAGatggagagggaaggaaggaggaagggatggagggag containing:
- the KRT18 gene encoding keratin, type I cytoskeletal 18 encodes the protein MSLSRSTTFSTSSRTGSIRRLAPHSSAASVYAGAGGSGSRISISRTASTYGGGYGGGYGASYGAGYGAGYGGGMLLSGSGMAQNEKETMQDLNERLASYLEKVRSLENNNRRLEAQIRESLAKRGPSTRDWGNYWDTIQQLRDKIYDCAVENARTVLQIDNARLAADDFRVKYEAELAIRTSVESDIAGLRKVLDDTNMARLQLEGEIEALREELIFMKKNHEEEVNALQAQAASAGLTVEVDAPQAQDLGQALAELRAQYDVLAKKNLEELEKQWGQQITETTLEVTQSTKEVDTARSRLLELRRSVQSLEIDLDALRSQNAGLEGSLAETEARYGAQLEQLQGLILRGEEELAQARAELQRQNREHCALQDAKSKLEAEIATYRALLEGGEGFSLQDALGTEGTVTTQRSTQRTVDGKVVSESKEVKVRSY